AATTTTTCGCGACGATAAGCAACTATCCCGTTACCACCGTCTCCGCCTTTTATATAGACTTTCGTTTGATCGACAAACATGCTATCACTTCCTTGTTTTCTGCAAGTCAATTCTTGCTGTATACTTCTCTAAAAATTAATATTCATCTTAAAAAACAGTTCATCTTCATTACATTCGCACAATTCAATCGTTTGCCCATCGGTTAGGGAACGTTCCAAAAACTCCATCACTTCGGATTGGTCAATGAACCGGCCTTGCATATGAAATGAACAGTGCATGCCATTCACTTCTTTTTCTCCCAAGGAAACAGCCAATATATTTTCAAAAGCCGGATCCAGGCTCTTATCCAAAATGGTAAAGTAAGCGGCCGTCCAGCGATACATCAGCTCATCCAAATCGGCAGAGCCTTTAAAAACATCGATGATTTCATATTCGCAATAAAAGGAGCCACTATTCCAATTCGATGTCAGCAGCATCTCGGTGAACTTAGGTAAATTCAAACTGGAGAGGCGTGCTTCATTCTGGGTTTCAACAATGATTTCATCAATGATGCCCTTGACTCGATCGATCCTATTCAACTCGAGGTTCCCTTTGATGATTTGAATTTTGTTCAGCCAATCATGCCTGGTTTGACGCAAGGTTTCTATAGTCGCCCAATTTTTATCCATTATTAACACCTTCAATTATGATAAAGAAACTTTTTTCGGCTCTATCATGTTGAATACTTCCATTTGTACAGTATAACAAAAAAACAACAAACAGGAAATGAAGCTCGATTCACATGCCTTCACATGAAAGCCCCCGTCCAAAAAATACAGCCACACACCCTGAGTTCTTTGGACGATGGTAGAGCCATTTGAACTGGAAAAGAGAATGGGCCTTTTTTATGCACCAATTGGAGATATTACAGTTGTGATGGACTGTCCATTTGAAAGAACAAATGGGATGGATCAGTAATCCGGTTTCCCCCTGAAAGTGTAAGAAAGCCCGCCGGTTGGCGAGCCTTTTGTAAGTCAGAGGTTGTTTTCCTTATACTGATGACTAAAGTCTCCTGCAAAACGCTGGTTATTCATCGAACCATATTATAAATAAAGGGCCGGACCCCTTCTTCACTATATCGCCCTTCCATTATTAAAAATGACCGGTATATAGTTTCTCGTAGAAGGAATCAGACCCTTTTGAGTCAGCCTCTGTTCAAAGATGCCAATTATGCTTCTTGTGCAACTGGATATACGCTTACTTTTTTACGGTCACGTCCGAAACGTTCGAATTTAACAACACCGTCTACTTTAGCGTATAGAGTATCGTCTCCACCACGGCCTACGTTCTCACCTGGATAGATTTTCGTTCCGCGTTGACGGTAAAGGATAGAACCACCAGATACGAATTGACCGTCTGCACGTTTAGCGCCAAGACGCTTAGATTGAGAGTCACGTCCGTTCTTTGTAGAACCTACTCCTTTTTTCGAAGCGAAGAACTGAAGATTTAATCTTAACATTTGTTCCACCTCCTATTGGTTGAGGATAATTTTCATGTATTTACCATAATCACGCTCGATGGTTTGCAGCGATACGAGCATGCCGTTCAAAAGCAGCTGGACCTTCTCTTCGGATTCCGGTGAAATATTCGCCGGAATGGCGCAGCGAAGGTAGCCGCCTTCTCTTCCTTGCTCGATCTCAGGCTTCACGTCCGTTAAGGACATGATCGCATTGACTGCCCCGAAGGAAACAGCCGATACACCTGCACAAACGATATCGGAACCTTTTTTAGCAAAATTAGCATGTCCGCTTAAGGTGAACGAAGCGATTCGTTCCTGCGGAGCATCAAAGACAACTTTAATCATCTAGAATCAGCCCTTACGCGTTGATTGCTTCGATAACAACTTTTGTGTATGGTTGACGATGACCTTGTTTTTTACGATTGTTTTTCTTCGCTTTGTATTTGAAAACAGTGATTTTCTTTTGCTTCCCTTGTTTTTCGACAGTACCTGTTACAGTAGCGCCTTCAACTAGTGGAGCACCGACTTTCACGTCTTCGCCACCTACGAATAAAACTTTGTCAAATGTAACAGTTTCGCCTGCTTCTGCGTTTAATTTTTCAATGTAAACCGCTTCGCCAGCTGCTACTTTAATTTGTTTACCGCCAGTTTCGATAATTGCGTACATACTTGCACCTCCTTGAATGTCTCAGACTCGCCAATCACAGGCGTTCTACCTGAAAGGCAAAAGCTTAGGACCTGTTGTTGAGCGGTTGTAGCACGGGTGCTACAAACATAACAGTAAAATCCTATCATGAAACCGGAATGCCTGTCAATATATTTATAGAAATTCTTGCCCTTCACTTGAAGGCGCCGCTGATTTCCTGAATGCTGCCGAAGCGCTTGATGGAATAGGCATTCATGGAGCCGGGGATAAATGATAGGAATAACCTTTTGCCGATCAATTCCTCCAGTGTCTGCCTGTACGATTCCTTTTCACCGAGCAGCGCATCGGCCACTGCCTTGCTTGCCTCGACCCAGACCGCTTCATCATCTGTCTTCCGATGCTCCAGCAGTTCACGCTCCAGCCGGAAGGCCACGGTTTCCGGGCTCTCGATTTTGCCGCTTCCACTGCAAACCGGACAGGGAACCGTCATCAATTCACTTAAAGATGGCGACGTTCTCTTTCGCGTCACTTGGAGGATGCCCAGATCAGTGAAGCCGATGACCTGGACCCGCTTCTCATCCTTCGCCGTTTCCTTTTTGACGATATCTTTGATTTCCTGTTCGTGTCTTGATTGGGCCATATTGATGAAATCAATCAAGATGATGCCACTGATATTCCTTAGCCTTAACTGGCGGGCGACCTCTTTCGCCGCCGCCTGATTGACGGCAAACAAGGTTGCCTCCTTTGCCACTTTTCCGGTGAACTTGCCAGAGTTGACATCGATGACGGTGAAAGCTTCCGTTTCTTCAAAAATCAAATAACCGCCATTATCAAGCCAAACGATTTTCTTGTTCATTTTCTCCACTTGCGCTTCAATATCCATTTCGGAAAACACATTTTGCGGACCGGGTGCATGGGATATTTCCCACTCCTTATGATTTTCCTGTGCCCATTTCTTCAAGTCACGGCAGGCGTCGAAATCATCGATGACTAGCTGTCCACCAGCCGTTTGGGACATTTCATTCATGACCATCATAAGAAACGTGTCCTTCGCAAGGAGCAGCGCCGGAGCCTTGAGTGTGGCAGCCTTCCGCTCAAGTCCTTTATACTGCTCACGCAATGAAGACAGCCTTTCCAAGAAGACCGCTTCACTCTCATTCTCCATAGAGGTACGGACAATCAATCCCTCATCACGGTTTTTATTTTGCAGGGCCATTTCCCGCCACCGCTTTTGCTTATGCTCATTTTTGAATTTCTTTGAAACACCGACATAATCCATTCCATGTATGTATACGAGGGTTTCTGTGGAAAACTCGATCAGCCCCGTCAATTTAGCCCCTTTTGTTCCTGCCTCATCCCGGCTTACCTGAACGAGCAGCTTTTCTCCCTGACGGACAAATTGCCCGATGGCTGCTTTTCCATCACTGTTTTTTGTCAATTGGTAAGAGGGAAGCTCGTCGCGATGCAAAAAGCCATTCTTCTCTGCTCCATAATCAATGAAGACGGCGTCCATGCCCGGTAATACCTTCGTCACTTTCCCAAGATAAACATTGCCGACCGTACTGCGCTGGTGATCAGGCGTAATGACAAGCTTACTTAACACCCCATCCTCCAATACGGCGATTCTTTTTTCGCGTGAAGCCAGGTTCGCGATCATCTTTTTCATTAAAAAAATCCTCTCCTCAATTTGAAGAAAGGATAACATATTTAATAAGAATATAATAGGTCACCGATTTTCCCATTTGTCATTTTCTCGGAAAAATAGGCATGAAGGATTTCCGTTTCATCCAACGAGCCGCTTTCCTTGCCGTTTTTCATGATGATGACGGGATGTTTGCACCCCCGTTGAAACATTTCCAGCACTTTATAAATCGGTTCTTGTGAATCCACCAAAATCGGCTTCAATTTCGCCAAATCATTCGTATGCCCATAATGACGCTGCAGGAGGAACCGGATAAACGCATAATAGCGCTGCCGCCATTCCATCACGAGTGAGAGACTGATGAAAAAGATGATGAGCCAAATGTTCAAATTGAGCGGATCAAGAATGAGCCAGGTCAAAAAAGCGACAACAGCGAATGCTGCCGAAAAATGAAGTGTGTGTTTCTGTGCTTCGAGGAATGTGCAATATAGCGACACCCCGATGAATAGAAGCCGTCCCCCATCCAAGGGCCAAATCGGCAACAAATTAAAAGCCAGCAGCATCAGGTTCATGTACAAAAAAGGCTGATACAGCTCATAGGAAATAAAAGAAAAGAAATAAAGCAAAAAAGCAGCACCAATGAGCCAAACATGCTGAAGCGGACCGGCAAGCACCACCGCCAAATCCTCCTTCAAGCTTTTGTTGCCATACTCCTCGGTCTCGACAGCCCCCCCAAAAGGAAGTAGCTGGATGGACTTTATCCGCCATTTAAAGTGCTGAGCACAGATGGCATGCCCCATTTCATGAATGAAGACGATGAGCAGGAGCATCAGCATTTCAACGAAATGAGCAGTAAGGATGGCGACGCCAATGACGAACCACAATGTCGGATGCACCCTGATCTTAAGCAGCAATTTCCCATATTCACTCAAATTCGATCACCTTTTTAGGATTGACGAAAGCGTCATTTTCCTTGATGGCTAAATAAAATCTTCCCTTGGAGCCGTCTTCACTGACTGTAACCTGTCCTACTTCATTGCCCTTTTTAACGGTTTCGTACAGCTTTACATCAATCTCTTTCAGCTGCCCATACCAGGATTCACTTTTATTGGCATGCTGAATGACGACCGTCTTTCCTATCCCCTCCTTTTCCCCGGCAAAAATGACGACCCCTTCATTGATTGCCTCCACCTTGGAGCCTTTGCTCGTTTCCAGTATGAGTCCCTCACCGTTTGTCTCGAAAGTTTGGGTTATCTTGGCTGAGGCAGGCTTCGCATAGCCTTCCTTCGAGTCGACCGTTTCCTTGTCCGCTTCCTTCGGCAAAAAAGCGATTGGCTTGCCAAACGCACTTTCGTACCAATTGGAGATCGAAGCGAACTGAAATTCCTTGCTCATGTTTTCCGTCACAAAGCTCCTGGCAGTATCCAGCCGTGCCGAAGGGTGTTTAAACATCACCGCGATGACCAGGAACAGGCAGACACTGACAAGTATTTTAAAGAAGAAATATTCTTTCCTGAAAAGCGGATGATCTTTTTCGGAATATCCATTGAATGAATCAACACCGTACGGTTCATCATTGTTGATCTCCGTCCAACTTCCGTTTTCAATCGGACTATCATTAAACTTACGTCTCTTGGCGATACGATTGCGGATATCTTTCCTGCGATCATCCATACAGAATCCCCCCTGCTCTTGTCAAAACGCTATATTACAACGTATGAGCAACTTGTCCTGACTATGACCGAGAAAGGATTTTAGAAATAAAATAAATATTTCCAATGAAAATCAGGTGAAAACTCAAAAAATACAAGGTTTTTTCGAAATGATTGATGAAATCGGACAATTGGGGCAAAAATCCGATTGATATTGTTCCCGAAAATTTGTTATAATAAAGTGGTTTTAACATTATCGAGGGGGAACATTTTTTTATGTCAATCGAAATAGGCAGCAAAGTACAAGGTAAAGTAACAGGTATCACTAATTTTGGAGCATTCGTAGAATTACCAGGAGGCTCGACAGGTCTTGTGCATATCAGTGAGGTAGCAGATAGCTATGTAAAAGACGTCAATGACCATCTTAAAGTAGGCGACCAAATTGAAGTAAAAGTGATTAGTGAGAAAGACGGAAAAACTGCCTTGTCCATCAAAAAGGCTATAGATAGACCCGAAGGGCAAACCTCTTCTTATACCAAACGCCCACCACGCCAAGGGGATAGCCGTTCTAAAGATTTTCGTTCAAAAGGTAATTTCCAGCCAAAGGAAAATTTCGAAGATAAAATGGTTCGCTTTTTAAAGACTAGTGAAGAAAATTTATCGACTCTTAAACGCAGCACTGAATCGAAGCGCGGCGGCAGAGGCGGAAGACGCGGATAACCCATCTGCATTTTTCAACCATATGGATAAGGCAAGCCAAGAACGCCGGCTTGCCTTTTTTATATATGCGGAAGCAAAAAAAAGCGGGAGCATCAAGTGCTCCCGCTTCCAGAATCCAATTCAATTGGCTTACCAAGCAATCGTAATCAAGCCAGAGGTCAAGTCACCGAAAAAAAACCTAGCGCACGCTAAAGAATTTTTTCAATTTGGACATGAAGCCCTTCGGTTCGATGCCGATAGGCGACAAAGGTACGGATTCACCAAGAATCCTGCGGGCTATGTTCCGATAGGCAAGTGAGACTCTATTGTCTGGATTATAGGCGATCGGTTCCTTTTTATTCGCAGCCACAATGACCTGGTCATCGTCGGGAATTACGCCAATTAAATCGATTTTAAGAAAATCGGTAACGCCGTCGATATCCATTTCTTCATCTTCATGAAGCAAATGGCCGCGTATCCGGTTGATGATCAATTGGGGCGGTTCGATTTGCTCCTCTTTTTCAAGCAAGCCAATGATGCGGTCTGCATCCCTGACAGCAGGTCTCTCCGCCGTCGTAACGATGATTGCCTTGTCTGCACCGGCGATGGCATTCCTGAAGCCCTGTTCAATGCCTGCGGGGCAGTCAATGAGGATATAATCATAGTCCGGCTTCATATCGCTTATGAGCTTCTTCATTTGCTCCTCATTCACAGCAGATTTATCACTATTTTGTGGAGCCGGAAGCAAATAAAGCAGATCCTCGAAGTGCTTATCTTTAATAAGCGCTTGATGTATCTTGCAGCGCCCTTCGACCACATCGACCAAATCATAGATGATCCGATTTTCCAACCCCATGATCACATCCAAGTTCCGAAGACCGATATCCGTATCAATCAAGCAAACCTTTTTGCCTAGAAGAGCTAAAGATGTTCCCAAATTGGCGGAGGTAGTCGTTTTCCCGACACCACCCTTACCGGATGTTATAACTATTGCCTCTCCCACGATTAGAGACCCCCTTCTAATCTATTTAAATTAGGTCTATATTTCTTTAATACTTGCAGTTTATCGATGATGATATTTTCTTCTTCATCCATGAAGGCACATTCCAAATCATGTCCCCATTTCGTATATTCGTCAGGAGATAAATTGACTTGTCCGGCAATGCGGAGCTGGGCAGGCTTCATGACCGAGGCCGCTATTATGGCCTCGTTATTCCCCTTGTAGCCGGCATGGGCTATTCCCCTGAGCTGTCCCATGACATATATGCTGCCACCCGCGCGTACCGTTCCATCCGGATTGACATCCCCGATCAAAAGTAAATCTCCGGGAACTTCAAAAACCTGTCCAGATCTTATCACCTTGGTTACGGTCGTCACTTGGTTTTCGTCTTTCCAGCGGTTCGCTTCATCCTTTGTCAGGACATTCGAAATCATCTCATCTACGAAAAGCTTTTTCTTTTTGTGGATGACTTCTTTAATCATTTCTTCTTGTTTATCATCAAGATAGCGGTTCCCTGTATGTACTTTAACGGAAATGGACGGGTCATTTTCTTGAAACTGATAGTTTGCCGAAAGCTTCGCTTCTAACTCTTTCAATAATTCGGAAAATGAGCAAGAATCATCGAGATGAAGCATAAACCCGTCTTTTGTTCCCTTAATCATGACATTTTGCTGAATTCTTTTATTCATGACGTTTGTTTCACCTCAATGAAATATAATTCGACATAGGAAAACAAATTTCCTTTTTCTATGATCCCGGAAAGGAGAAAATACTTTCCTGCCTGCTCTCGGACATTGAAACGTTATTCCGCGTCTCCTTGCAAATCAAGCTTTTCAAATATTCTCTTTAAAGGATAGCAGCTGACGATGATGAATGCGAGGTTCAATAACAAGGTCGGCAGCAATCTCCTTTTTGCGAATTCACCGAATGGCATATCGGCGAAAGAAAGGATGGTATTCATCTGAAAGATGACCAGCTCTAAAACGGCCGTGAATACAAAAGCCGTCAAACAGGCAATCAATATATTATTTTGCAGGATTTTCATGCATTTTGAAATCAAGTAGGCAAGAAAAGGAAGCAGGAACATATAGATCCCCAAGATTTCCGTATACACGACATCATAGGTCAATCCAAGGATGGCCCCATAAAGCATGCCCATTTTCCTGGAGCCGTACATGGTCAGGAAAAAAATGAAAATCATCATGAAATGGGGAACCAGGATTTTATCGTCCCCGAATGTATCACCAGCAAATAGCTGCGCGAAGATGCTTTCAAAAACAAAAAAAACCAAGGCTATAAAAGAAAGGATGAATTGTTTCACTCCACTTCATCCTCCCCATCGCTTTCATCCGCTACCCCGCCAACTTCACGTTGAACGACCATAACATTATTTATATCGTATAAATCCGTGGCAGGTTCGATATACGCCGTCTGATTCAGTCCATATTGATCCACTTTGACATCAACCACTTTTCCGATCAATAGACCTTTAGGGAAGATCCCTCCATAACCGGAAGTGATGACCGTAGAACCCTTCTTGATTTTTTTATCATATGGAATCCGTTTCATTAACAAAAGGTTCCTTTTATCATCGAATCCTTCGATCAAACCGTATGCTTTATCACCTTGGACGATCGCCGAGACACGGTTGGCTTTATCGATCGAGCTTAAGAGCTGAACAGAAGCCGTGAAATCAGTCGCCGATTTAACCTTGCCCACAAGCACATTGGACTTGATGACCGCCATATTCTTTTCTACCCCATTACGCTTTCCTTTATTGATCGTCAGCATTTCATTCCAACGGTCAGGATTACGGCCGATGACCGTCGATTGAATCGATGAATACTTCCGGAGGTCATCTTCTTTTTTGAGGTTATCGCGAAATTCATCATTTTCTTCTTTTAAATCCTGAACTTGGGTTTTCAATAATACATATTCATCCAAGCGGGCCTTCAACTTTTTGTTTTCATCGTATGTATGCTGAAGATCTTTTAAGCCCCCTACAAAACCTGTTATACCCGATACTGGCTTATTAAACACATTTCCAACCCAGCCTGTCGTGTCTTTCAGGAATTGCTCCGGCCATGTCAACTCTTCTCTCTCCTTTAAGGAAAAACCGATCAATGCCACGAGAACGATGATACTAACGAGCAAGAGAAGGAGCTTTTTATTAAAAAACTGTGGCATGATAATTGCACCTCTATCTAAAAATCTAAAATCTCAACACTTAAAATCCTAATACTTAAAATTTTTACGTCTAAAATCTTAATATCAAAAATGCGTTTCCTGTGCTATCGGGTCATGAAGCGCTTGAACATAAGAAAAACCGGCTCAAAATTGCAACCTTTTGTTGAGCCGGCTCCTATTTGAGAAGATATGCTTATCGGGAATCTCTTGATTTAGTTTTGAATAAATGAATGTGGTCCAACGCTTTCCCCGTGCCGATCGCGACACAATCAAGCGGATCTTCGGCGATGATCACCGGCATTTGCGTTTCTTCGCTGATGACTTTATCCAAATTACGCAGCAAAGCGCCTCCGCCCGTCAACACGATGCCTCTGTCCATGATGTCAGCGGCCAATTCAGGTGGTGTTTTTTCAAGTGTGTTTTTCACGGAATCCACAATCGCAGAAACTGTATCGCCTAATGCTTTCGAAATTTCATCTGCTGTAATTTCAATCGTCTTCGGTAGACCAGTCAATAAGTCACGGCCGCGAATTTCCATGTTATCGACGCCTTCCGTGTCACCGGCAGAACCAATTTCCATTTTGATCGCTTCAGCAGTACGCTCACCAATCATCAAGTTGTAGTTTTTGCGTATGTAAACGATAATGGCATCATCCATTTCGTCACCAGCAATGCGGATGGATTGGCTTGTAACGATTCCGCCAAGGGAAATGATCGCCACTTCCGTCGTACCTCCGCCGATATCCACGACCATGCTGCCTGTAGGTTCCCAAACAGGAAGGTCTGCACCGATCGCCGCTGCAAACGGTTCTTCGATAGGGTATGCATCACGTGCACCGGCTTGTCTGGCAGCATCGATGACAGCACGCTGCTCAACTGCCGTTATTCCAGAAGGCACGCAGATCATGACATATGGCTTGTTACCGAATACACCCTTTTTTTGAGCTTCTTTCATATAGTACTTCATCATGGTAGCCGTCGTTTCATAATCGGCAATTACCCCATCTTTCATCGGACGAAGGGCAACCACGTTTCCTGGTGTACGGCCGATCATGTTCTTTGCATCATTCCCGACTGCAACGATTTGCTTTGTATCGGTTTGAACCGCAACAACCGATGGTTCGCGAACTGCAATCCCTTTTCCTTTCACATATACGAGTGTGTTAGCCGTTCCTAAATCAATCCCTATATCTCTAGCGCCTATTCCAAACATTGGTATCTCCCTTTCGTAAACAAAAATGCCTTTTTTTATAAGTTCAACATGTAATTTGTCGTTTTTTGACAATAAGAGTTTTGAAAAAGTTTCCTCTTTTAAAAATCATAAACAATATTATATCGTATCGTCAAAAATTTTGATAGTGTCATAAATAACCTTTTTCCTTCAAACTAACATATTTATGCTCCCCGATAATGATGTGGTCCAATACCTCGATCCCGATAATTCTACCACATTCGACTAATCTTTTCGTCACTTCAATATCTTCTCGGCTAGGAGTGGGGTCTCCGGAGGGGTGGTTATGAAGACAGATGATAGAGGCGGCAGACCTTCTGAAAGCTTCTTTAAAAACCTCTCGGGGGTGCACGATTGAAGCATTGAGGCTGCCGATGAAGACTGTTGTTTTTTGAAGCACTTGATTTTTCGTATTTAAATAGAGGCAGACGAAATGTTCCTGCGACAAAAACCGCATTTCCTCCATGCAGTAATTGGCCCCGTCTTCAGGGGAACGAATCACATAGCGATCTTGATCATTCAATCGA
This genomic stretch from Peribacillus muralis harbors:
- the minC gene encoding septum site-determining protein MinC; translated protein: MNKRIQQNVMIKGTKDGFMLHLDDSCSFSELLKELEAKLSANYQFQENDPSISVKVHTGNRYLDDKQEEMIKEVIHKKKKLFVDEMISNVLTKDEANRWKDENQVTTVTKVIRSGQVFEVPGDLLLIGDVNPDGTVRAGGSIYVMGQLRGIAHAGYKGNNEAIIAASVMKPAQLRIAGQVNLSPDEYTKWGHDLECAFMDEEENIIIDKLQVLKKYRPNLNRLEGGL
- the rpmA gene encoding 50S ribosomal protein L27 is translated as MLRLNLQFFASKKGVGSTKNGRDSQSKRLGAKRADGQFVSGGSILYRQRGTKIYPGENVGRGGDDTLYAKVDGVVKFERFGRDRKKVSVYPVAQEA
- a CDS encoding Rne/Rng family ribonuclease, giving the protein MKKMIANLASREKRIAVLEDGVLSKLVITPDHQRSTVGNVYLGKVTKVLPGMDAVFIDYGAEKNGFLHRDELPSYQLTKNSDGKAAIGQFVRQGEKLLVQVSRDEAGTKGAKLTGLIEFSTETLVYIHGMDYVGVSKKFKNEHKQKRWREMALQNKNRDEGLIVRTSMENESEAVFLERLSSLREQYKGLERKAATLKAPALLLAKDTFLMMVMNEMSQTAGGQLVIDDFDACRDLKKWAQENHKEWEISHAPGPQNVFSEMDIEAQVEKMNKKIVWLDNGGYLIFEETEAFTVIDVNSGKFTGKVAKEATLFAVNQAAAKEVARQLRLRNISGIILIDFINMAQSRHEQEIKDIVKKETAKDEKRVQVIGFTDLGILQVTRKRTSPSLSELMTVPCPVCSGSGKIESPETVAFRLERELLEHRKTDDEAVWVEASKAVADALLGEKESYRQTLEELIGKRLFLSFIPGSMNAYSIKRFGSIQEISGAFK
- a CDS encoding ribosomal-processing cysteine protease Prp; its protein translation is MIKVVFDAPQERIASFTLSGHANFAKKGSDIVCAGVSAVSFGAVNAIMSLTDVKPEIEQGREGGYLRCAIPANISPESEEKVQLLLNGMLVSLQTIERDYGKYMKIILNQ
- a CDS encoding M50 family metallopeptidase → MSEYGKLLLKIRVHPTLWFVIGVAILTAHFVEMLMLLLIVFIHEMGHAICAQHFKWRIKSIQLLPFGGAVETEEYGNKSLKEDLAVVLAGPLQHVWLIGAAFLLYFFSFISYELYQPFLYMNLMLLAFNLLPIWPLDGGRLLFIGVSLYCTFLEAQKHTLHFSAAFAVVAFLTWLILDPLNLNIWLIIFFISLSLVMEWRQRYYAFIRFLLQRHYGHTNDLAKLKPILVDSQEPIYKVLEMFQRGCKHPVIIMKNGKESGSLDETEILHAYFSEKMTNGKIGDLLYSY
- the rplU gene encoding 50S ribosomal protein L21 → MYAIIETGGKQIKVAAGEAVYIEKLNAEAGETVTFDKVLFVGGEDVKVGAPLVEGATVTGTVEKQGKQKKITVFKYKAKKNNRKKQGHRQPYTKVVIEAINA
- a CDS encoding S1 domain-containing RNA-binding protein — its product is MSIEIGSKVQGKVTGITNFGAFVELPGGSTGLVHISEVADSYVKDVNDHLKVGDQIEVKVISEKDGKTALSIKKAIDRPEGQTSSYTKRPPRQGDSRSKDFRSKGNFQPKENFEDKMVRFLKTSEENLSTLKRSTESKRGGRGGRRG
- a CDS encoding rod shape-determining protein, with protein sequence MFGIGARDIGIDLGTANTLVYVKGKGIAVREPSVVAVQTDTKQIVAVGNDAKNMIGRTPGNVVALRPMKDGVIADYETTATMMKYYMKEAQKKGVFGNKPYVMICVPSGITAVEQRAVIDAARQAGARDAYPIEEPFAAAIGADLPVWEPTGSMVVDIGGGTTEVAIISLGGIVTSQSIRIAGDEMDDAIIVYIRKNYNLMIGERTAEAIKMEIGSAGDTEGVDNMEIRGRDLLTGLPKTIEITADEISKALGDTVSAIVDSVKNTLEKTPPELAADIMDRGIVLTGGGALLRNLDKVISEETQMPVIIAEDPLDCVAIGTGKALDHIHLFKTKSRDSR
- the mreD gene encoding rod shape-determining protein MreD produces the protein MKQFILSFIALVFFVFESIFAQLFAGDTFGDDKILVPHFMMIFIFFLTMYGSRKMGMLYGAILGLTYDVVYTEILGIYMFLLPFLAYLISKCMKILQNNILIACLTAFVFTAVLELVIFQMNTILSFADMPFGEFAKRRLLPTLLLNLAFIIVSCYPLKRIFEKLDLQGDAE
- the radC gene encoding RadC family protein; amino-acid sequence: MLIRDYPKEERPRERFLEDGPQSLSNQELLALLLRTGTREESVLQLAGRLINSVKGLRLLKEATVEELTGIKGIGEAKAIHILASVELGRRINRLNDQDRYVIRSPEDGANYCMEEMRFLSQEHFVCLYLNTKNQVLQKTTVFIGSLNASIVHPREVFKEAFRRSAASIICLHNHPSGDPTPSREDIEVTKRLVECGRIIGIEVLDHIIIGEHKYVSLKEKGYL
- the minD gene encoding septum site-determining protein MinD, producing the protein MGEAIVITSGKGGVGKTTTSANLGTSLALLGKKVCLIDTDIGLRNLDVIMGLENRIIYDLVDVVEGRCKIHQALIKDKHFEDLLYLLPAPQNSDKSAVNEEQMKKLISDMKPDYDYILIDCPAGIEQGFRNAIAGADKAIIVTTAERPAVRDADRIIGLLEKEEQIEPPQLIINRIRGHLLHEDEEMDIDGVTDFLKIDLIGVIPDDDQVIVAANKKEPIAYNPDNRVSLAYRNIARRILGESVPLSPIGIEPKGFMSKLKKFFSVR
- the mreC gene encoding rod shape-determining protein MreC, which translates into the protein MPQFFNKKLLLLLVSIIVLVALIGFSLKEREELTWPEQFLKDTTGWVGNVFNKPVSGITGFVGGLKDLQHTYDENKKLKARLDEYVLLKTQVQDLKEENDEFRDNLKKEDDLRKYSSIQSTVIGRNPDRWNEMLTINKGKRNGVEKNMAVIKSNVLVGKVKSATDFTASVQLLSSIDKANRVSAIVQGDKAYGLIEGFDDKRNLLLMKRIPYDKKIKKGSTVITSGYGGIFPKGLLIGKVVDVKVDQYGLNQTAYIEPATDLYDINNVMVVQREVGGVADESDGEDEVE
- a CDS encoding Spo0B domain-containing protein, with the translated sequence MDKNWATIETLRQTRHDWLNKIQIIKGNLELNRIDRVKGIIDEIIVETQNEARLSSLNLPKFTEMLLTSNWNSGSFYCEYEIIDVFKGSADLDELMYRWTAAYFTILDKSLDPAFENILAVSLGEKEVNGMHCSFHMQGRFIDQSEVMEFLERSLTDGQTIELCECNEDELFFKMNINF
- a CDS encoding M23 family metallopeptidase, whose protein sequence is MDDRRKDIRNRIAKRRKFNDSPIENGSWTEINNDEPYGVDSFNGYSEKDHPLFRKEYFFFKILVSVCLFLVIAVMFKHPSARLDTARSFVTENMSKEFQFASISNWYESAFGKPIAFLPKEADKETVDSKEGYAKPASAKITQTFETNGEGLILETSKGSKVEAINEGVVIFAGEKEGIGKTVVIQHANKSESWYGQLKEIDVKLYETVKKGNEVGQVTVSEDGSKGRFYLAIKENDAFVNPKKVIEFE